From Neorickettsia helminthoeca str. Oregon:
TCATTCCGAACACATTAGGTGGGGATGGAGATCCTCTAGATGTCTTGGTAGTGACTCGTGCACCTTTGATGCCGGGTTCTCTCATTCAGGTGAGGATGGTGGGGGCATTTGTCATGAGAGACGAAAAAGGTGAAGACGAGAAATTACTTGCGGTCCCAGCCTCAAAGGTTGATCCTTACTATAGTAATATAACTGCTCATACAGACTTTCCTGAAATATTCCTGAAGCAGATTGAGCACTTCTTTGAACATTACAAAGACCTTGAAAGTGGAAAATTCGTTGAAGTTGTAGGTTGGAGCGGTCCTGACGCTGCTCAGAAATTAGTCACGGATTCTGTGAAGAGTTGGTGAGATGATATCTCAGCTGTCCCTATTTGGATGTCCAGCTTTAGTATCACGATCTCCTCTGTGCACGTTGGTTTCTGTACCTAGTGGAAACTCTTTTGAGTGAATATTGCTCATGAGCTTTCATGACTCTGATAGGAGGATTTTCGTCTTAGGGGGGATTGGGCTGATCGGTGCGATCGCTGTATCTGGGAGATTTTTCAAGCTTCAGATACTGGAGAATGAGAAATACAAGCTGTTATCGGATCAGAACAGGATACGCACTGTGCTTGTCCACGGTCCTCGAAGGATCGTCGTCGACTGCGATAGAATCGAAATCGCCGGAAACAAAAAGATATACAATATAACATGCACTCCATCCGAAATAATGGATAAGGCATACATCTTAGAGTGGCTGACACAGGTATTCGACCTCTCCGAATCTGAAACAGCCGCACTCAGAAATAAAATCCATGGCACTGAAACATTCATTATCAAGACACCATTAGGATGGCAAGAAATTAGCTTATTAGAGTTCAAGTCAAATCAGCTGCAAGGAATAAGAATCAATAAGGAATACTTCCGTACTTATCCATTAGGAGCAGCGATGGCGCACATCATAGGCTACACAGTCTACGACTCCAAAGAAAAGAAATGTAAGGGCATCATAGGTTTGGAGAAATTATATGAATCAAGTATTCAAAGAGACGCCGAGATTATAAAGAAAGAAGTAGATTCGAGAGAGAGATATAGGAGGGAATTAGAGCGTTCGAGAATAAGTAATCCAGATATCGAGTTCAAAGTATCTATGTCCGCAAAACTACATGAATTTATTTATGAACTCATCTCCAGACACAGGGCAGCTGTGTGCATCATGGAAATACCATCAGGGAAAATCAGAGCAATGGTGAGTTCACCATCATACGACAACAATATTTTCTCCAGCGGAATAATTTCCCAAAAACAATGGGCAGATCTCAATACCGATCCAAATAAACCACTTTTAAATAGGACAATCTCAGCAACCTTCCAACCCGCGTCTACTTTCAAGCCAATTGTCGGACTCGCAGCATTAGAAAGTAAAATTATCGATGAAGAGTATACTATCAATTGCACTGGTTCGATAAAGATAGGAAATAGAAAATTCCATTGCTGGAAAAGATTCGGGCATGGGAAAGTTAATCTTACAAGGGCAATAGCTGAGTCGTGCAACGTATACTTTTACAAGATAGGGCGCAAAATCAGTGCAGAGGAGATCATTGGTTTTGCTGAAAGATTTGGTCTCGGGACACAGACTTTCACAAATATGAAAGAAGAAAGATATGGTATTCTTCCGGACATGGAATGGCGTAATAAGTACCTAACTCAACCTCTAGGACGAGGAGATATAATCAATATTTCAATAGGCCACGGATATCTATCAGCGACTCCGATACAGCTCGCAGTGATGGCAGCAAGACTCGCAACAGGAAGACAGATTCTACCTACTTTCGATGATACTGCCAGCGAAATATTTCCGCAGATAAACATAAATCATGAACATTTAGCTACGGTAAGACGAGGCATGCTCAATACATTCAGCAACACGGGGACGTGTAGAAATTTCACATCCGAAATGGGTAAGATATCAGGAAAGACAGGTACGGGTCAGATTAGGGGCAGGATGAATGAGGATCACTTCTATAGAGGATCCAACTCCCTTTTTATTGGATATACAACTAATGTGCAAGACACAAATCATGCTATTTCTGTGGTGATAGAAAAAGCTGAAGATATATCTGCATCCTCAGTGGCCGTCAAAGCACTTAGATATATGGACAAGAGGAGCCAGCCATGAGG
This genomic window contains:
- a CDS encoding penicillin-binding transpeptidase domain-containing protein, which translates into the protein MSFHDSDRRIFVLGGIGLIGAIAVSGRFFKLQILENEKYKLLSDQNRIRTVLVHGPRRIVVDCDRIEIAGNKKIYNITCTPSEIMDKAYILEWLTQVFDLSESETAALRNKIHGTETFIIKTPLGWQEISLLEFKSNQLQGIRINKEYFRTYPLGAAMAHIIGYTVYDSKEKKCKGIIGLEKLYESSIQRDAEIIKKEVDSRERYRRELERSRISNPDIEFKVSMSAKLHEFIYELISRHRAAVCIMEIPSGKIRAMVSSPSYDNNIFSSGIISQKQWADLNTDPNKPLLNRTISATFQPASTFKPIVGLAALESKIIDEEYTINCTGSIKIGNRKFHCWKRFGHGKVNLTRAIAESCNVYFYKIGRKISAEEIIGFAERFGLGTQTFTNMKEERYGILPDMEWRNKYLTQPLGRGDIINISIGHGYLSATPIQLAVMAARLATGRQILPTFDDTASEIFPQININHEHLATVRRGMLNTFSNTGTCRNFTSEMGKISGKTGTGQIRGRMNEDHFYRGSNSLFIGYTTNVQDTNHAISVVIEKAEDISASSVAVKALRYMDKRSQP
- the ppa gene encoding inorganic diphosphatase, whose protein sequence is MEHYTHIKQPQDFPREVNVIVEIPSGSSGVKYEIGRGGILHVDRFIPVSMYYPCNYAFIPNTLGGDGDPLDVLVVTRAPLMPGSLIQVRMVGAFVMRDEKGEDEKLLAVPASKVDPYYSNITAHTDFPEIFLKQIEHFFEHYKDLESGKFVEVVGWSGPDAAQKLVTDSVKSW